The nucleotide sequence CAAATAACCCGAAAATTTTTCGTGATAGCTATTATAATTTCTCACAGGTTTCGCAGGCAGTTCGCAAAAGCACCGTTGGAGCAACGGCACGGCCAACTGCTGCTCGGACATAGCCACCAACAAGTGCGTGATATGTGCTAGCACAAAGCCCGTTGACAGCCTGGACAGCAAAGTGTGCGCAGCTCCGGGAGCCGCTTGTAGAGGATCCGATATCTTCGGGCTACCTTTTGCCTTCGAGGAGGGAGTCAGTCCCGTCACAGCTCAACCGGAATTTTCCTACATTAACGCTGCTACGGTGGAAGGTGACATCGACGGCACTTGCCAAGTAAACAGGTACGATGACATCAACGAAATGGCTCGGGTATACCGATTTGCAGTAAATCGGCtacaatttataaaacttaaatgcAAATCATTTCAGCTGTGATTCGTCGACACGCGACGAAGACGTGGATGACCCTCGATCGTCAACGTCGGTGCGCAAAGCCTTCTATAGGGAGGAGTGCCGACAATTTCTAGCCGGGTATAGCTACCAGCGACCGATCTTTCCGCGAGAGCCGGACAATGATAGCGACGAGGTGGAACTGACTGAGGCAATCTGCAGGGTCAACAAGACCCTGGCTTTGGTCGCCATCGACAGTCTGCACTACTTCCACTTTGCCGAGAGTCTCGGCATTGATGTTGGCAACGCCAAAGACAAGACAACCGTTGTCATTCTCGACCCTGCTGTGAGAGATCATAGCCTTCCCCAAACTATTTGCCAACCTCCATTTTGCTAACTGTTTGAATTTTCTGTTTGCAGGACGAAAGTCAGTTCGTGATGCAAGACGAATACGGCAGAAACACACTGGTGCAGTTCATCAACAACTACACGAACGGCTACCTCGCGAGAACAATGCGTTCCAATAATCCCAGACGTCTCGCGCGCTCGTTCGTCCCCAAGAGCGATTGCAAGGGGAACTCCAAGTCCAAGATTTGCGTTCCCGAGCTCTCGACTGATAACTTTTTGGATACCGTTCTCAATCCTCACAAGGTATACCTATACAGTGTAATGAAATTGCGATGCTGAGAATTTAAATGTAAGCTAATATTGCTTTCTTTGTTGATTGCAGGATGTCGTCGTTATGTACCATTCCCCGTACTGCGCCTTTTGTAGCGCGGTGGCTTACGTTTACTTGACGGTAGCGAATTACCTTTCAAAAATGGACCATTTGGAATTTGTGCGCATTGACGGCGATAACAACGATCTGCCCTGGGAGTATACGATGAATCGCTATCCGTCCATTTTATTCTTTCCCGCTAAAAGGTGAGCCAGCCGAACGATAAGTCTGTCAATCACGCGAGTCCGTGCATCGATTGAAGTAAGCGAATTCGGAAAATTGTTCTCGCAGAAAAGAGGACAGCACCTTGTACCCGTGGCAACTACCAGTCTCGGTGGGCAATTTACTGAGCTTTGTGTTGGCAAATCTGGATGAAGAATCGCATGTCGAGGCGCTAATCAACGTGTGTGCGGCCGGTGCTGGTGGCTCGTCCTCAGCCTGCTTGGCTCGTATTCGTTGGCTTTGCCTGGATGTTCTCGAAGATCACTTGCGCGAATTTAGACGACTGCGTCGATCGCGTCTCAGCACCGTGGATCGTGCTCGGGCCAGAATGATGTTGCTACTTCGACTGGAGCATGTCCGGCAGGTGCACCTATTGATCGGTAGCACTGGTGATCTTAGCAAAGATGTAGCGAAGGTTGAAAATTCTTTAACAAATTTCGCGATAACACCTAGTCATCGTTGATCAACTAACTTGTATATCTTTTAAAGGTGCGGCTGTTGAGAAGCATGTTCAAGCTGTTGTACGCGAAGCTGGAAAACTTGAGGCATGATAAGACCAGATCCGAGAATTGCGCTGCAAGAGTTGAGGAACGTACACTGACAAGTCGCAGCTCGTGATATCGCGGATTTTTCTTCTCAGCGTTTACTACAAAGGAGTCGAAAAATTTCGTTTGTTCCACGTTAGATTTTCGTCGATTGTGATTGTCTATTCTCGAACGGAGCGTAAAGCTGTTGAAGCATggataatataattatttgtaactTTGATAAGCCaaaggtaaatattttaagtgATCGTATAGTATGGTATAGGAAGCGCGAAAAAGTTTCAAAGTTGTACACAGCGGAAAAACAGCGGCGATATTTCATTGATTGCATACCAAGCGTTCTCAGCACCGAATTAAAACTTGCGTGATAACATTTAGAAAGTGACGATATCTGTGAGGGATAAGGTAATTTTACTTTGATAAGCCTAGTATACAATATGTATGTACTTTAAGTctagtacacacacacacacacacacacacacatgcatat is from Nasonia vitripennis strain AsymCx chromosome 1, Nvit_psr_1.1, whole genome shotgun sequence and encodes:
- the LOC100118937 gene encoding thioredoxin domain-containing protein 11 encodes the protein MSSEESRELEESADTSSDAEELEPTEPDSKEQSGSNIKKEISLNNPKSTLEEKLSSKMFTYARETICFFLAVAFTALAALHSSPPRISKPPIARPLFNESSLVLDFYKGHLGALVDRVTDADFSFVMYYAPWDAECQAIQEEFESVAQYYQSQVFFAAINCWHPGSECRTRYSKIQSYPVLMLYPSKESGVQYKGIRSAPYMIRFIHKFMNPIIRVNSDEELMKLIKSYDAVMIGYFNFSGLRKTPGYREYYRAALRTLEKDPNGEIAFVAITSRDLAWDHEVTQFPSASLLMWNETLFFPDNSEWLAENLSNWINNVVHRVVTWLQPPGIKSLTFAPYLWDGPLLFLFTPRNPLHSENGNYNLLREIGLQYYDCSENSQIQEIVSRLRKSRLEAALKAFETREWCVNLLEEGKGQQLPLNGFAGSSQKHRWSNGTANCCSDIATNKCVICASTKPVDSLDSKVCAAPGAACRGSDIFGLPFAFEEGVSPVTAQPEFSYINAATVEGDIDGTCQVNSCDSSTRDEDVDDPRSSTSVRKAFYREECRQFLAGYSYQRPIFPREPDNDSDEVELTEAICRVNKTLALVAIDSLHYFHFAESLGIDVGNAKDKTTVVILDPADESQFVMQDEYGRNTLVQFINNYTNGYLARTMRSNNPRRLARSFVPKSDCKGNSKSKICVPELSTDNFLDTVLNPHKDVVVMYHSPYCAFCSAVAYVYLTVANYLSKMDHLEFVRIDGDNNDLPWEYTMNRYPSILFFPAKRKEDSTLYPWQLPVSVGNLLSFVLANLDEESHVEALINVCAAGAGGSSSACLARIRWLCLDVLEDHLREFRRLRRSRLSTVDRARARMMLLLRLEHVRQVHLLIGSTGDLSKDVAKVRLLRSMFKLLYAKLENLRHDKTRSENCAARVEERTLTSRSS